Proteins from a single region of Pirellulaceae bacterium:
- the rph gene encoding ribonuclease PH, which produces MRHDGRTAEQLRHIEVQRNFTRMADGCYLFSAGNTVVLCTASIEARVPPWLADSGKGWVTAEYNMLPGSTSPRKSRDRGGKVDGRTTEIQRLIGRSLRAIVDLEALGEQMITVDCDVLQADGGTRTASITGAFMALIDAIDQLDPAPAKSPIKDSVAAISVGVVDGQPVLDLDYKEDFAATVDMNVVMTGSGQYVEVQGTGEEATFSDEEFQQLLKLARSGIGQLTTIQREQLGSSRW; this is translated from the coding sequence ATGCGACACGATGGACGAACGGCCGAGCAGTTGCGCCACATCGAGGTGCAACGCAATTTCACCCGCATGGCGGATGGCTGTTATCTCTTTTCAGCCGGAAATACCGTTGTCCTGTGCACCGCCAGCATCGAAGCTCGTGTCCCTCCCTGGTTGGCTGACTCCGGCAAAGGCTGGGTGACCGCTGAGTACAATATGCTCCCCGGCAGCACTAGCCCGCGAAAATCACGGGACCGGGGTGGCAAAGTTGACGGACGAACAACAGAAATCCAGCGACTCATCGGTCGAAGTTTGCGGGCAATCGTCGACCTCGAAGCGCTTGGCGAGCAAATGATTACCGTTGATTGTGACGTGCTTCAAGCCGACGGCGGAACGCGTACAGCCAGCATTACAGGTGCCTTCATGGCCTTGATCGACGCGATCGATCAACTTGATCCAGCACCAGCAAAATCGCCCATCAAGGATAGTGTGGCAGCCATCAGTGTAGGTGTCGTCGACGGACAACCCGTACTCGATCTTGATTACAAAGAAGATTTTGCAGCAACCGTTGACATGAACGTTGTCATGACAGGCAGCGGGCAATACGTCGAAGTCCAAGGCACTGGCGAGGAGGCGACCTTCAGTGACGAAGAGTTCCAGCAGTTACTGAAATTGGCCCGCAGCGGCATCGGTCAACTCACCACAATCCAGCGTGAACAATTGGGCAGCTCAAGATGGTAA